The nucleotide window TATTTTTCACGGGTTGTACCTTTAAGTGCGTCTTTTGCCAAAACTGGGATATATCGCAAGACCCCCTTAACGGTGTAGAGGTTGATGGAAGAAGGCTGGCTCTTATTATGAAAGATCTTAGAGCTACTGGCGCATTAAACATAAACTTCGTCGGCGGCGAACCTACACCGAACCTTCACACAATACTTGAGGGTATGAAGCATCTTGAGATGAACGTACCGATGCTCTGGAACAGCAACATGTACATGTCCTTAGAAAGCATGAGACTCTTAGTTGACGTCATAGATATATGGTTACCAGATTTCAAATATGGGAATGATAATTGTGCAATTAGGTTCTCGAAAGTTCCGCGCTACTTCGAAGTTATATCAAGAAATCATAAAATAGCGCACGATTCTGGTGATATGATAATTAGACACCTTGTATTGCCGAACCATCTGGAATGTTGTACTAAACCCGTTCTAAGATGGATATCCGAGAACTGTCCTAGAGCTCTAGTAAACATAATGGAGCAATATAGGCCCGAGTACATAGTTGCTGAGAGGCCTAAAGATTATCTAGACATAGCGCGTAGACCAACACTTCGAGAGATGGAAGACGCCTATACGTTTGCCGAATCTTTGGGCATCGTATATAAACCTGTTTCTTAAATTGT belongs to Aigarchaeota archaeon and includes:
- a CDS encoding 4Fe-4S cluster-binding domain-containing protein — its product is MSASVRRLFTTPVWQNHEVRERLKWYYSVMSDLKPAKFLIAKRIACEINIESSPDERLWEEHERLSRIFNEVLKDIKDDRMSFDELKLATVSYVDLKAEIAKRILKNCHFCEWGCKVNRYEAKKLGVCKVDSKSRISTWFHHFGEEPPLVGYGGSGTIFFTGCTFKCVFCQNWDISQDPLNGVEVDGRRLALIMKDLRATGALNINFVGGEPTPNLHTILEGMKHLEMNVPMLWNSNMYMSLESMRLLVDVIDIWLPDFKYGNDNCAIRFSKVPRYFEVISRNHKIAHDSGDMIIRHLVLPNHLECCTKPVLRWISENCPRALVNIMEQYRPEYIVAERPKDYLDIARRPTLREMEDAYTFAESLGIVYKPVS